The DNA window TGTCAAAAGCTTCTATAAACTAAGAAAATGCAAAAATTCCAGATATAGGAATATTGTAATCTTTCCTGAAAACCGGAACATTTAAGCGTGGAGAGAATTTGGCAAGCGTACCCACTCTTGCCGCCACTGAAAAGGAAGATAAAAGCATTCAAAATACCATCATTTCCTTATCTTTACTTTCATTCAAACGCAAATCATCGTATAAAAACCGTATCTATGGAAAACAATCAGAACAACTTTTACGAAGAAGACATCAGGGAATTAAAGGAGGGATTAACGCCTTTTCCTGAAAATATATTTGTAGCAGACCAAGCCTGGCTAAACAATTATGTATTGCCTTTAATATCGGTTGATTTGGGCATACTATGGCCGGATTTAAAAGGAACCGTCCTACACCTGCTCAACCCTACTGAACCTTACGAGGGAGTGATGGGTGAGAACACCGCAGATTTCCATACGGAATTCTGTACGGAAAACTGGATGGCCTTCCGTCTTACGGAGGATAACAGGTATGATTTCTTAGGGAAGGAAGAATATTTCCTGTCTGCTCCGAAACATCAGGATGACATTGATCCTGACTTTACAGAACACATCAATACGATCCGGGACAATTACCAGAGGACAAAGGCCAGATTTAAAATGAAGGGCCAGCTGTTACCGTGGCAGGAGGACAATCCGCAAAGCTTTCTAGACAGGTTAGGCGGAGAATTATGGGAAGGCAACTGGACATTCATGGCGCCTGTTCCGCCCGCCTTTGAAATGAATGTGGATGACTCTGGTGAAGACCTGCCCAATGATGGGATTTCAATGACCTATCAGGGTAAAGAATTCCGGTATGTGGGTGAAGTATCCGGATACAACTACTGCGGAAAAGGAGCCGATGCTATCCTGCTGTTCTATGAACCGGAAAGCCGTATGGTGTTATTTACCTACGACTGGACGTAAAAATTAATACCATCCGAATGTTATTGGAAGAGTCAGTATCAGGTAGATTCGCTATAAAACCCATAACCAAATCAAGCAGGAATTAAATTAATAATAAACGACAATAAAATGGACACCGCTTTAATCATCATTGATATCCAAAACGATTATTTTCAGAACGGGAAAGCAGAACTGGTACATCCTGAAAAAGCCAGCGCTAATGCTAAATTGCTGCTGGAACAGTTCAGAAAGAAAAATTTGCCTGTCGTCCATATTCAGCATATTGCCAGCCGGCCCGATGCAACATTCTTTATTTCCGGTACAAAAGGGGCAGAAATCCACCATGATGTACAGCCCACAGATCAGGAAAAAATTATCATCAAAAATTATCCGAACAGTTTCAGGGATACCCATCTTCTGGAATACCTGAACTCAAAAAACATCACCGATTTGGTTATCTGCGGCATGCAGACCCATATGTGTGTAGATGCAACAACAAGAGCGGCAAAAGATTTTGGATTTAACTGTACTGTTATCGGCGATGCCTGTGCAACAAAAGACCTTGCTGTAAACGGAGCTACCGTACAGGCAGATGATGTGCAGACCGCATTTTTATCGGCCCTGAGTTATTTTTATTCAACCGTAATGAATGCAGAGGAATATTTCAAACAAGAAATGGCTGTTTAATCAAATACAGGTTACAGGAAACTCAGATATTTGTCCTGCTTATGCCACAATACTATGGTGCTGTATTTTATTATTTAATAATATAACAAACGAGCAAGATATAAGAATAAAATAATCAAAATGAAAATCGAAACCTACCCTATCAATAACCTTAAGATTGCTGAAATTGTAACGAACAAGGTTGTTTTGAGTACTCCCGAAGAAGGATTGGACCTGTTAGGAAACCTTTATTATCAGGGCTTTGATGGCATAATGATCTGTGAACAGAATATCACCCCCGCTTTTTTTGATCTGAAGACTACCATAGCAGGAGAAATCCTTCAGAAATTCGCACAATACCGGATGCCGCTGATCATTATCGGTGATTTTTCTGCATTCAGCAGCAAGAGCTTACAGGACTTCATATACGAAAGCAATACAGGCAGGCAGGTTAACTTCCTTTCCTCCCGATCGGAAGCCATACAAGCCTTTTCGCGGCTATGAAGGCGAAGAATTCGAGTTGATCACGTGTCACTAAAACGATCCAATACCAACCGTCCTGTTTACAGGCCGGTTTTTTGTTATCTTTATATTTGAATGATATCAACCACACTAAAAATATAATCAATGAAAATAACAGATAACAGCTTTATATTTAAACAGCTGGGCAAGAAAGATGAATTGCCTTATGAACTGCTGCTTCTTGCAGACCCGTCAAAGAAGATGATTGATCAGTACATCCGGAAATCGGATGTGTTTACCGCCCTGTACCAGGAAGAAACCATAGGGGTTGTCGCATTGTTCCCGCTCACGAAAAATACGGGAGAAATTAAAAATGTTGCGGTAAAAACTGAATTTCAAAGACACGGAATCGGGACTTTCCTCATTGAAAATGCGATCCAGGCCGCCCAAAGCAACGGGATGAAGAGTGTGATCATCGGGACAGCCAATTCCAGCATCGGCCAGCTACTCCTCTACCAGAAATTAGGTTTTGAAATGACGGAGGTGAAAAAGAATTTCTTCCTGGAAAATTATGCCGAAACTATTTTCGAGAACGGCCTTCAGGCGAAGCATATGGTGGTGATGGAGAGGTTGCTGAAGTGAAAGATGGTCTGCTGAGCCAAACGATAGGATTAAACAGGTATGTGAATAGAAGCAGCAATAATATTAACTGTTATCATCTTAACCATAAAAAACAGAGCTTCCAAACCGGAAACTCTGTTTTTATATAACGATTAAAAATTACCTTAAAAGTATCTCCTGCTATCCTTTTCCGGATTCTTTCTTCAAAGCCTCATTCTGCTCTTTCAGCAAAGCGATGTAATCATTTAGATTGGCTAAAACATGTTCCGGGATATTGCAGTAGTAATTGTAATTACCGGATTGGTTATATGAACCATCATTAAAAGTAAGATTATCATTATTTTGAACGGCGTTGGTACGTCTTTCCTCTTTGATATCTTCTACGGAAACATCCAGCGCCTTGGCCAGTTTTTCCCATTCGTCGTCAAAGATCCGTACATCACCGCTTTCTTTTACGGCTGTAGTTGGAGACATCGGTAGCGATGATCTTAGACATATAATCCTGAGTGTAGCCTCTTTGTTTTCTTAGATTTCTTAGCTTTTCCATAACGTTGCTGCTGTGTTTTACTACAAATATAAGAAAATGAAGGAATATGCAGCACGCTTCCGCAGTCGTCCGAATATCTCCTGCAAACGGCGTGAAATCTCCGGAGGGCAACGCTGATTTCAAACAGACTGCAGGAATCCTCAGCAGGCCTTATTTGGTTTCAGACCAACCGGTTAAGATCATCGGAGGCTTCCGTTGATGATAAACAATGGTGTTTGCAGTCTTCGCAGCCCTTCTTCAACCGATCCATCCGGATTTAATACTGGTTTTTCAAAAATAAAGTATATTTACTCCTGCATTGTATTAGTCTGACCGATTCCCAATGGAAGCAAAATGTCAACTATACAACCCTAAAAACGATATAACATGAAAAAAATCCATTCAACAAATTATTTCGACACTTTTATTGAAGTGGCAGAAGATACCCAACGGGACAGCGGTACAAAGCCACCGGCAAAAGACAGGAAGACCATCGCCGAAATGCAGTACGATTATATTGCCGCACATCCTTACCTATATACCTCAGACGATGTTTTATTCCGCGTCTTTGCAGACAGGCAAAACCTGACCAAAGCAGAGCAGGAAGAAGCCAGGAAAGAGTTCTTTTCCAAAGGCCAGCCCTGCTTCAGGGTTTCCCCACTCACCAAAATGTATGGTTTCGGGATCCACTGCAACAGCGAAGGTAAAATTGCCCTGTACGGAATGGAAACGGAAGACTACCAGAAATTTGTGGCCGATCCAAAAGTTAAAAAGGTTAAGGCTATGAAATCTGGGAAATAATTACATACGACTAATAGTAATATTATAATTGACAATAATAGAATGACAATTGGGTCATAAAAGCTGAAATAAAGAAAAATAGCTTATAGCCTATTATACTGCTTAATTAACACTAAAAATCAATAATCTATAACATATTAACTATAATTCATCACAAAAATAATTAATAAATTATATCACTAAGTGTTGTATTTTTAATTTTATATATATAAATTGCAAGTTCAATTCTAATATTATAACAATGAAAAACAAATTTCTACATGCTTCAATGGCATTGTGCTTAGCCTTTTTAACAAGTTGTTCTGGTGCGGCAGATACAGAAGACTTATCTGCTTCAACTAGTATTGCTTCAGTAAAAAATTCCACAAACA is part of the Chryseobacterium camelliae genome and encodes:
- a CDS encoding enolase, which produces MENNQNNFYEEDIRELKEGLTPFPENIFVADQAWLNNYVLPLISVDLGILWPDLKGTVLHLLNPTEPYEGVMGENTADFHTEFCTENWMAFRLTEDNRYDFLGKEEYFLSAPKHQDDIDPDFTEHINTIRDNYQRTKARFKMKGQLLPWQEDNPQSFLDRLGGELWEGNWTFMAPVPPAFEMNVDDSGEDLPNDGISMTYQGKEFRYVGEVSGYNYCGKGADAILLFYEPESRMVLFTYDWT
- a CDS encoding cysteine hydrolase family protein — encoded protein: MDTALIIIDIQNDYFQNGKAELVHPEKASANAKLLLEQFRKKNLPVVHIQHIASRPDATFFISGTKGAEIHHDVQPTDQEKIIIKNYPNSFRDTHLLEYLNSKNITDLVICGMQTHMCVDATTRAAKDFGFNCTVIGDACATKDLAVNGATVQADDVQTAFLSALSYFYSTVMNAEEYFKQEMAV
- a CDS encoding GNAT family N-acetyltransferase, with product MKITDNSFIFKQLGKKDELPYELLLLADPSKKMIDQYIRKSDVFTALYQEETIGVVALFPLTKNTGEIKNVAVKTEFQRHGIGTFLIENAIQAAQSNGMKSVIIGTANSSIGQLLLYQKLGFEMTEVKKNFFLENYAETIFENGLQAKHMVVMERLLK
- a CDS encoding DUF4180 domain-containing protein — encoded protein: MKIETYPINNLKIAEIVTNKVVLSTPEEGLDLLGNLYYQGFDGIMICEQNITPAFFDLKTTIAGEILQKFAQYRMPLIIIGDFSAFSSKSLQDFIYESNTGRQVNFLSSRSEAIQAFSRL
- a CDS encoding DUF6157 family protein, whose product is MKKIHSTNYFDTFIEVAEDTQRDSGTKPPAKDRKTIAEMQYDYIAAHPYLYTSDDVLFRVFADRQNLTKAEQEEARKEFFSKGQPCFRVSPLTKMYGFGIHCNSEGKIALYGMETEDYQKFVADPKVKKVKAMKSGK
- a CDS encoding transcriptional regulator encodes the protein MSPTTAVKESGDVRIFDDEWEKLAKALDVSVEDIKEERRTNAVQNNDNLTFNDGSYNQSGNYNYYCNIPEHVLANLNDYIALLKEQNEALKKESGKG